Proteins from one Terriglobus tenax genomic window:
- a CDS encoding YeiH family protein — MLASPETHTQSSGSVVKAFVRLLPGMALLFGIGFLGKFLEHEFTHLRTEYHLRLPQIEYVLWAIILGLIVSNTIGVKSIFRPGVATYELWLKLGIVLVGARFVFSDVMRIGSVSMILVFIELALSLTVMTLLGRIFGLRPKLTSLLAIGSSICGVTAIMAARGAIDPEEEDVSTSIAAILTLGAIALFTFPTIGHLLHLSQESYGIWTGLAVDNTAEATVTGALYGDVAGRFAILAKTARSAFIGFVVLGYAVYWASKGQAPDVPNKALFLWQKFPKFILGFLIISVLASSHFFTATQLTSLSNLSRWAFLPAFAGVGLRTNLRDLVGQGWRPIVVGVLGEIFIALVTLGLVYWTFIRGGIQ; from the coding sequence ATGCTTGCATCTCCGGAGACCCACACGCAGAGCTCCGGCTCTGTCGTGAAGGCATTCGTGCGCCTTCTCCCCGGCATGGCTCTTCTGTTCGGCATCGGCTTCCTGGGCAAGTTCCTGGAACATGAATTCACCCATCTGCGCACCGAGTATCATCTGCGCCTGCCCCAGATCGAATACGTTCTCTGGGCTATCATTCTTGGGCTGATCGTCTCCAACACCATCGGCGTGAAGTCCATCTTCCGCCCCGGTGTCGCCACCTATGAGCTCTGGCTGAAGCTCGGCATCGTGCTGGTGGGCGCGCGTTTTGTCTTCTCCGATGTCATGCGCATCGGCAGCGTCTCCATGATTCTGGTCTTCATTGAGCTGGCGCTCTCGCTTACGGTGATGACGCTGCTTGGCCGCATCTTCGGTCTGCGCCCCAAGCTCACCTCGCTGCTGGCCATCGGTTCGTCGATCTGCGGCGTTACCGCCATCATGGCTGCGCGCGGAGCCATTGATCCGGAAGAGGAAGATGTCTCCACCTCCATCGCCGCCATTCTGACCCTGGGTGCGATTGCCCTGTTTACTTTCCCCACCATCGGCCACCTGCTGCACCTGAGCCAGGAGAGCTACGGTATCTGGACGGGCCTTGCCGTCGACAACACCGCCGAGGCCACCGTCACCGGCGCTCTCTACGGCGATGTCGCCGGACGCTTCGCCATCCTGGCCAAGACCGCGCGCTCGGCCTTCATCGGCTTCGTCGTTCTGGGCTATGCCGTCTATTGGGCTTCTAAGGGACAGGCGCCGGATGTTCCGAACAAAGCGCTCTTCCTCTGGCAGAAGTTCCCCAAGTTCATCCTCGGCTTCCTCATCATCTCGGTACTGGCCTCGTCGCACTTCTTTACCGCGACGCAGCTCACCAGCCTGAGCAATCTTTCGCGCTGGGCCTTTCTTCCCGCATTTGCGGGCGTTGGCCTGCGCACCAACCTGCGCGACCTGGTCGGGCAGGGATGGCGGCCCATCGTGGTCGGGGTCCTCGGCGAAATTTTCATCGCCCTGGTCACCCTCGGGCTCGTCTACTGGACGTTTATCCGCGGAGGCATTCAGTAA
- a CDS encoding YceI family protein has protein sequence MFRKPTLLLAGLLTLASVSAYAQMPGPGGPGGPQQPPPPPTAGAKLDIVPDGSSATYRVTEQFVGVAFSNEAVGTTTGVTGSITIKADGTIAPGSKLTVDLKGLKSDQDQRDGFVQNRTLETAKFPTAEFVPTKVSGLDKMIPSTGQTGIALTGNLTIHGVTKEVTFQGIATFNPRESIVAGRAKTTLTFDQFGIAPPKIGRLASVDNKIELELVYRFKRSMP, from the coding sequence ATGTTTCGCAAGCCCACCCTGCTGCTGGCCGGTCTGCTGACCCTTGCCAGCGTCTCTGCCTATGCCCAGATGCCCGGCCCGGGCGGTCCCGGCGGACCGCAGCAGCCGCCACCGCCGCCGACTGCCGGCGCCAAGCTGGACATCGTCCCCGATGGCTCTTCGGCCACCTATCGCGTCACCGAGCAGTTTGTCGGCGTTGCCTTCAGCAATGAGGCCGTCGGAACCACGACCGGCGTTACCGGCAGCATCACCATCAAGGCAGACGGCACCATCGCTCCCGGCTCCAAGCTAACCGTGGATCTGAAGGGCCTTAAGAGCGACCAGGACCAGCGCGATGGTTTCGTGCAGAACCGGACGCTGGAGACCGCCAAGTTCCCCACCGCCGAGTTCGTCCCGACCAAGGTCTCTGGCCTGGACAAGATGATTCCGTCGACCGGGCAGACCGGCATCGCACTGACCGGCAACCTGACCATTCACGGCGTCACCAAGGAAGTCACCTTCCAGGGCATCGCCACCTTCAACCCGCGCGAGAGCATAGTCGCCGGCCGCGCCAAGACCACGCTGACCTTTGACCAGTTCGGCATCGCACCGCCGAAGATCGGCCGCCTGGCCAGCGTCGACAACAAGATCGAGCTGGAACTGGTCTACCGCTTCAAGCGCAGCATGCCGTAA
- the msrA gene encoding peptide-methionine (S)-S-oxide reductase MsrA codes for MLSLLPLSGGAVTKQPLPAPVHDVALASTHGEQKAVFAGGCFWGTQAVFQRLKGVLHTTAGYAGGTKETASYQQVITETTEHAESVEVVYDPAKITYGTLLRIFFSVAHDPTQLNRQGNDVGYSYRSAIFYQNEEQHKLATEYIAQLDAVHAFHAKIVTQVATLKAFYAGEDYHQDYALKNPNNPYIQVCDLPKIEALKQQFPDLFVDYKGHSQQ; via the coding sequence ATGTTGAGCCTACTTCCACTCTCAGGAGGAGCCGTGACCAAACAACCACTTCCAGCACCGGTACACGATGTGGCCCTGGCCTCCACCCATGGCGAGCAGAAAGCCGTCTTTGCCGGCGGATGTTTCTGGGGCACGCAGGCAGTCTTCCAGCGCCTGAAAGGCGTTCTGCACACCACCGCCGGTTACGCCGGCGGCACCAAAGAAACCGCCAGCTATCAGCAGGTGATCACCGAAACGACCGAGCACGCCGAGTCCGTCGAGGTGGTCTACGACCCCGCGAAGATCACCTACGGCACGCTGCTGCGCATCTTCTTCTCGGTCGCGCATGACCCTACGCAGCTCAACCGTCAGGGTAACGACGTCGGCTATTCCTACCGTTCTGCCATCTTCTACCAGAACGAGGAACAGCATAAGCTGGCCACCGAGTACATTGCGCAACTCGACGCCGTGCACGCTTTCCATGCGAAGATCGTGACCCAGGTGGCTACACTCAAAGCCTTCTACGCCGGCGAGGACTACCACCAGGACTACGCCCTGAAGAACCCGAACAATCCCTACATCCAGGTCTGCGACCTGCCGAAGATCGAGGCGCTCAAGCAGCAGTTCCCTGACCTGTTCGTGGACTACAAGGGACATTCTCAACAGTAA
- a CDS encoding ATP-binding protein — protein sequence MMIDLTQTVSLSPSEVAQRLRALPVFSTLSDQELECIASAPVVHVSAGQILAQQGEKLTLFGILLEGKVRSFYQYGAKQAQTVATIEAGAVMGEYALLTRQAIPVTAEAVEDCMILSYTEEEFWGLMARCPAMRNFILGQLNERLRGAQHRDIQEEKLAALGTLTAGLMHELNNPGAAASRAASQLRANLARMHELTKAFSSEDNEKPELQCVWALQERAFATERPQCMSSLEEADREEELAEWLESNNQTNAWKLAPILASIGITTFDLECLKAEALQDGKHSLSNILEWLASMVSSMQLVGTVEESITRITGLVKAVKTYTYEGKSGQSIDLNESVHATLILLKHKIYEKQLSIKKNFGGGLPPLAVNAAGLNQIWTNLLDNAIDAAPSDGGQLTVTTGIKDSRIFVTIGDNGTGIAPEDQDKIFETFFTTKPMGVGTGLGLGIAQRIAEQAGGLISFTSAPGKTEFTVSFPVKEATK from the coding sequence ATGATGATTGACCTAACCCAGACCGTCTCTCTGTCCCCTTCCGAAGTCGCCCAGCGCCTTCGTGCTCTGCCTGTCTTCTCCACGCTGTCCGACCAGGAGCTCGAGTGCATCGCTTCAGCTCCTGTCGTTCATGTCTCCGCCGGGCAGATTCTTGCCCAGCAGGGAGAGAAGCTCACGCTCTTCGGCATTCTGCTGGAAGGCAAGGTCCGTAGCTTCTACCAGTACGGCGCCAAGCAGGCACAGACAGTGGCCACCATCGAGGCCGGTGCCGTGATGGGCGAGTACGCCCTTCTGACCCGGCAAGCGATCCCGGTCACAGCCGAAGCGGTGGAAGACTGCATGATCCTCAGCTACACCGAGGAAGAGTTCTGGGGCTTGATGGCGCGCTGCCCCGCCATGCGTAACTTCATCCTGGGCCAGTTGAATGAGCGTCTGCGCGGAGCCCAGCACCGCGACATCCAGGAGGAGAAGCTGGCCGCTCTAGGCACGCTGACCGCCGGCCTGATGCATGAACTGAATAACCCCGGAGCAGCTGCCAGCCGCGCCGCCAGCCAGCTCCGCGCCAACCTGGCCCGCATGCACGAGCTCACCAAGGCGTTTTCCAGCGAAGACAACGAGAAGCCCGAGTTGCAATGCGTCTGGGCCCTGCAGGAACGTGCCTTTGCCACCGAACGGCCGCAGTGCATGAGCTCGCTGGAAGAGGCAGACCGCGAGGAAGAACTGGCCGAGTGGCTGGAAAGCAACAACCAGACCAATGCCTGGAAGCTGGCGCCGATTCTCGCCTCCATCGGAATTACGACCTTTGACCTGGAATGCCTGAAGGCTGAGGCTCTGCAGGACGGGAAACACTCTCTCAGCAACATTCTGGAGTGGCTGGCCTCCATGGTCAGCTCCATGCAACTGGTTGGCACCGTAGAAGAGAGCATTACCCGCATTACCGGCCTCGTCAAAGCAGTCAAGACCTATACCTACGAAGGCAAGAGCGGCCAATCGATTGATCTGAACGAGAGCGTGCATGCCACGCTCATTCTTTTGAAGCACAAGATCTACGAGAAACAGCTCAGCATCAAGAAGAACTTCGGCGGCGGTCTGCCGCCTCTCGCCGTCAATGCCGCCGGCCTGAATCAGATCTGGACCAACCTGCTGGACAATGCCATCGATGCCGCTCCCTCCGATGGAGGACAGCTCACCGTTACGACCGGCATCAAGGATAGCCGCATCTTCGTCACCATCGGCGACAACGGCACGGGCATTGCCCCCGAGGACCAAGACAAGATCTTCGAGACCTTCTTTACGACCAAGCCCATGGGCGTTGGCACAGGTCTCGGCCTGGGCATCGCACAACGCATCGCAGAGCAGGCCGGAGGCCTGATCAGCTTTACCTCCGCCCCCGGAAAAACCGAGTTCACGGTCAGCTTTCCCGTAAAAGAAGCAACCAAATAA
- a CDS encoding response regulator: protein MPKPIILAVDDDTSVLEAVVQDLRRHYGQQYRILRAASGKAALDTAEQLKERGEQVALFLSDQRMPGMTGVDLLEQVIPLYPEAKRALLTAYADTEAAIRAINSARIHYYLNKPWDPPEEKLYPVLDDLLMAWQQGYKPSFEGLRVIGTRWSPQDHATREFLGRNHVQYQWLNLEQNPEAGKLLEDHKLDAKNLPVVCFGNGDVLVQPTLLELAQKIGLRTQAEQQFYDLVVIGAGPAGLAAGVYGASEGLRTLIVEPDAPGGQAGSSSRIENYLGFPQGLSGEELAKRATLQATRLGAEFLTQRATCVRNENNYHIITMADGNEVTCNVCLVATGVSYCKLEVPGADRFTGAGVYYGASMSEAMACANEEVYIVGGANSAGQAAMHFSNYAASVRMIVRGDGLEKSMSKYLIDQIASRPNIVVETCTEIIGFDGDGHLESITVRCKEGEHKRSTSSVFIFIGAAPKTDWLPSTVLKDERGFILAGPDLPADLRGKLKMDRDPFLLESSVPGIFVAGDVRHGSVKRCASAVGEGSIAVQFVHQYLANMSR from the coding sequence ATGCCCAAACCAATTATCCTCGCAGTCGACGACGATACCAGCGTTCTGGAAGCAGTAGTCCAGGATCTTCGCCGCCATTACGGGCAGCAATACCGCATTCTCCGCGCAGCCTCTGGCAAGGCCGCGCTCGATACCGCTGAGCAGCTTAAGGAGCGCGGCGAACAGGTTGCCCTCTTTCTCTCGGATCAGCGTATGCCCGGCATGACCGGCGTTGATCTGCTCGAACAGGTCATCCCCCTTTACCCGGAGGCCAAGCGAGCGCTTCTGACCGCCTACGCGGACACTGAAGCCGCCATCCGGGCCATCAATTCCGCAAGAATTCACTATTACCTGAACAAGCCCTGGGATCCGCCCGAGGAGAAGCTGTACCCCGTCCTCGACGACCTTCTCATGGCCTGGCAGCAGGGTTACAAGCCTTCCTTTGAAGGCCTCCGTGTCATCGGCACCCGCTGGTCGCCGCAGGATCACGCCACTCGCGAGTTCCTGGGCCGTAACCACGTGCAGTATCAGTGGCTTAACCTGGAGCAGAATCCGGAAGCCGGAAAGCTGCTGGAAGATCACAAGCTCGACGCCAAGAACCTTCCGGTCGTCTGCTTCGGCAATGGCGACGTTCTCGTCCAGCCGACCCTGCTGGAACTGGCCCAGAAGATCGGCCTCCGCACCCAGGCCGAGCAGCAGTTTTATGACCTGGTGGTTATCGGTGCCGGTCCGGCCGGATTGGCTGCGGGCGTTTATGGCGCCTCCGAGGGGCTGCGTACCCTGATCGTGGAACCCGACGCTCCCGGCGGACAGGCTGGTTCCTCCTCGCGCATCGAAAATTATCTCGGCTTCCCGCAGGGGCTCTCCGGCGAAGAACTGGCCAAGCGCGCGACCCTGCAGGCCACCCGCCTTGGAGCGGAGTTCCTGACCCAGCGCGCCACCTGCGTGCGCAACGAGAACAACTACCACATCATCACCATGGCCGACGGCAATGAAGTCACCTGCAACGTCTGCCTGGTGGCCACTGGTGTCTCCTATTGCAAGCTGGAAGTCCCCGGTGCCGACCGCTTTACCGGCGCCGGCGTCTATTACGGCGCTTCCATGAGCGAGGCGATGGCCTGCGCTAACGAAGAGGTCTATATCGTCGGCGGAGCCAATTCCGCCGGACAGGCGGCCATGCACTTCTCCAACTATGCTGCCTCGGTCCGCATGATCGTCCGTGGCGATGGGCTTGAGAAGTCGATGTCCAAGTACCTGATTGACCAGATCGCTTCCCGCCCCAACATCGTTGTAGAGACCTGCACCGAGATCATCGGCTTTGACGGCGATGGTCACCTGGAGAGCATCACGGTCCGCTGCAAAGAGGGCGAGCACAAGCGTTCCACCTCGTCGGTCTTCATCTTTATCGGGGCTGCCCCGAAGACGGACTGGCTGCCCTCCACCGTGTTGAAAGACGAGCGCGGCTTCATCCTGGCCGGCCCTGATCTTCCGGCAGACCTTCGCGGCAAGCTCAAGATGGACCGCGACCCGTTCCTTCTGGAAAGCAGCGTCCCCGGAATCTTTGTGGCGGGCGATGTCCGTCATGGTTCCGTCAAACGTTGCGCCTCCGCCGTAGGTGAAGGCTCCATTGCAGTGCAGTTTGTACACCAATACCTAGCAAACATGTCCCGATGA
- a CDS encoding response regulator transcription factor produces MVRVILGDNEAIFRAGMARVLVRDDNLRIVAQCGDQQRLLEAVRAYRSSVVLAGRSMFTDLPQLFDVVAEAGSRLILVLEKGERPTPEVAARLFGVVHRNVDGQTLVERVRQVARGQRASLSTAAEPSKPENIGQRIRQKLTPREMQVVSLIVQGCRNKEIATQLGTKEQVVKNYLRSVYGKVGVSDRLELALFAIHHQVVPEEAAAS; encoded by the coding sequence ATGGTTCGCGTGATTCTTGGGGACAACGAAGCAATTTTTCGCGCGGGTATGGCGCGGGTTCTGGTACGGGACGACAATCTGCGCATCGTGGCACAGTGTGGCGACCAGCAGCGGCTGCTGGAGGCGGTCCGGGCCTACCGGTCTTCCGTTGTGCTGGCCGGCCGGTCCATGTTCACCGATCTTCCCCAATTGTTTGACGTGGTTGCCGAGGCAGGCAGCCGGCTGATCCTGGTGCTGGAAAAGGGCGAGCGGCCCACGCCGGAGGTGGCAGCCAGGCTTTTTGGGGTTGTCCATAGAAACGTAGATGGCCAGACGCTGGTGGAACGGGTCCGCCAGGTGGCTCGCGGCCAGCGCGCATCGCTCAGCACGGCGGCGGAGCCGTCAAAGCCGGAGAACATCGGTCAACGTATCCGCCAGAAGCTGACGCCCCGCGAGATGCAGGTGGTGAGCCTGATTGTGCAGGGATGCCGCAACAAGGAGATTGCCACACAGCTAGGCACCAAGGAGCAGGTGGTAAAGAACTACCTGCGCAGTGTCTATGGCAAGGTGGGCGTATCTGACCGGCTGGAGCTGGCCTTGTTCGCCATCCATCACCAGGTGGTACCGGAAGAGGCTGCTGCTTCCTAG
- a CDS encoding response regulator produces the protein MARILCVDDEPDALRLKCVILNRAGHLTTPAPSTGEALAYLRATPFDAIVMDWQLGAEDGHPLLQQIKQLSNAPVIVVSGYVSRAYQSSEPTADIYLEKPVDPSELVTILETLLRPASAAPIAS, from the coding sequence GTGGCACGTATTCTGTGCGTTGATGATGAGCCGGATGCACTGCGTCTGAAGTGCGTCATCCTCAACCGTGCCGGGCATCTGACGACGCCTGCGCCCTCCACCGGGGAAGCCCTTGCCTACCTCCGCGCCACGCCGTTCGATGCCATTGTGATGGACTGGCAGCTTGGCGCAGAGGACGGCCATCCCCTGCTTCAGCAGATCAAACAGCTCTCAAACGCTCCGGTGATTGTTGTTTCCGGGTATGTCTCCCGCGCGTACCAGTCGTCGGAACCCACGGCGGATATCTACCTGGAAAAGCCGGTCGACCCCTCGGAGCTGGTAACGATCCTCGAGACCCTGCTTCGTCCTGCCAGTGCCGCCCCCATCGCAAGCTAG
- the pruA gene encoding L-glutamate gamma-semialdehyde dehydrogenase has product MPISTLPPFTNEPFENFSDSATLQAMQQALQQVGSALGKEYDLIIGGKRIKTAGKITSTNPARTAQVVGIHQKATEEHAEQAIQAAQAAFTTWSKTSVETRAELLLKAASLVRERKFEFCAWLTLEVGKNFAEADADVGETIDFLEFYAREALKLDLATTPIQYTGERNQLRYMPLGVGAVIPPWNFPLAIMAGMTCAAIVCGNTVVLKPSADAPTIAARFVELLEEAGVPDGVVNLLQGEGAEVGRALVDHPQTRFISFTGSKAVGLEIHERAAKTQPGQKFIKRTVLELGGKDSIIVEADADLDSAVDGVIASAFGFNGQKCSACSRAIVNEAIYDVFLDKLREKVAAIKTGDPSENIYTGPVSSQRAFDRVMGYLEVGKTEGRLLLGGEAIPNEEKGFYIQPTIFADVAPTARIAQEEIFGPVLAVIKSKNFDDALAIANNTEYGLTGALYTGSAAKLDRARVDFQVGNLYFNRKCTGAMVGAHPFGGFNMSGTDSKAGGPDYLLLFTQAKSIAEKVR; this is encoded by the coding sequence ATGCCGATTTCTACCCTGCCTCCCTTTACGAACGAGCCCTTTGAAAATTTCAGCGACTCTGCCACCCTCCAGGCCATGCAGCAGGCGCTCCAGCAGGTAGGCTCCGCCCTCGGCAAAGAGTATGACCTGATCATCGGCGGCAAGCGTATCAAAACCGCCGGCAAGATCACCTCCACCAACCCCGCGCGCACCGCGCAGGTGGTCGGCATTCACCAGAAGGCAACTGAAGAACACGCCGAGCAGGCGATACAGGCCGCACAGGCTGCTTTTACCACCTGGTCCAAAACCTCCGTCGAGACCCGCGCCGAACTGCTGCTCAAAGCCGCATCGCTGGTACGCGAGCGCAAGTTCGAGTTCTGCGCGTGGCTCACCCTGGAGGTCGGCAAGAACTTCGCCGAGGCAGACGCCGACGTGGGCGAGACCATTGACTTCCTGGAGTTCTACGCGCGCGAAGCCCTGAAGCTCGACCTGGCCACCACGCCCATCCAGTACACCGGCGAGCGCAATCAGCTCCGCTACATGCCGCTGGGCGTGGGCGCTGTCATTCCGCCGTGGAACTTTCCGCTGGCCATCATGGCCGGCATGACCTGCGCCGCCATCGTCTGCGGCAACACCGTTGTTCTGAAGCCTTCCGCCGACGCTCCGACCATCGCCGCCCGCTTTGTGGAGCTTCTGGAAGAGGCCGGGGTTCCCGATGGAGTAGTGAACCTGCTGCAGGGCGAAGGCGCCGAGGTCGGCCGCGCACTGGTGGATCATCCGCAGACCCGTTTCATCTCTTTCACCGGATCAAAAGCGGTCGGTCTTGAGATCCACGAGCGCGCCGCGAAGACCCAGCCGGGACAGAAGTTCATCAAGCGCACGGTTCTGGAACTCGGCGGCAAGGACTCGATCATTGTCGAGGCCGATGCTGATCTGGACTCTGCCGTCGACGGTGTCATCGCCTCCGCCTTCGGCTTCAACGGCCAGAAGTGCTCGGCCTGCTCCCGCGCCATCGTGAATGAAGCCATCTACGATGTCTTCCTCGACAAGTTGCGCGAGAAGGTTGCGGCCATCAAGACCGGCGATCCGTCCGAGAACATCTACACTGGCCCGGTCAGCAGCCAGCGCGCCTTTGACCGCGTGATGGGCTACCTAGAAGTGGGCAAGACCGAGGGCCGTCTGCTGTTGGGCGGTGAAGCTATCCCGAACGAGGAGAAGGGCTTCTACATCCAGCCCACGATCTTCGCCGACGTCGCCCCCACCGCGCGCATCGCGCAGGAGGAGATCTTCGGACCGGTCCTGGCCGTCATCAAGTCGAAGAACTTCGACGACGCCCTGGCAATCGCCAACAACACGGAGTATGGCCTGACCGGCGCGCTCTATACCGGTTCGGCAGCCAAGCTGGATCGCGCACGTGTCGATTTTCAGGTGGGGAACCTGTACTTCAACCGCAAATGCACTGGCGCCATGGTGGGAGCACATCCCTTTGGCGGTTTCAATATGAGCGGTACAGACTCCAAGGCTGGCGGCCCGGACTATCTGCTACTCTTCACGCAGGCAAAATCGATTGCCGAAAAAGTCCGCTAA
- a CDS encoding type II toxin-antitoxin system RelE/ParE family toxin codes for MMLRWTRRSQFDIAALHKYISQHSPQAADGQVHRIQTAAEMLPWFPLMGREGRVSGIREFLVPGTSYLLSHRTEKAAVAILPVQHGAQRWPVSFPNP; via the coding sequence ATGATGCTTCGGTGGACCCGGCGCTCTCAGTTCGACATCGCTGCTCTTCACAAGTACATCTCGCAGCACAGTCCTCAAGCTGCCGACGGGCAGGTCCACCGTATCCAAACAGCCGCGGAGATGCTGCCGTGGTTTCCCTTGATGGGACGAGAAGGACGCGTTTCAGGAATACGTGAGTTTCTTGTTCCCGGAACCTCTTACCTGCTGTCACACCGGACTGAAAAGGCGGCAGTAGCGATCCTCCCCGTACAGCACGGCGCCCAGCGCTGGCCCGTCTCCTTCCCAAACCCCTAA